A section of the Phaseolus vulgaris cultivar G19833 unplaced genomic scaffold, P. vulgaris v2.0 scaffold_29, whole genome shotgun sequence genome encodes:
- the LOC137817299 gene encoding uncharacterized protein has protein sequence MEDISKYAHSPAHVAVARRDHAALRHLVSTIPRLAKAGEVKTEAESLAAELKADQVSAAIDRRDVPGRETPLHLAVRLRDAVSAEILMCAGADWSLQNEQGWSALQEAVCTREEAIAVIIARHYQPLAWAKWCRRLPRIVASAARIRDFYMEISFHFESSVIPFIGRIAPSDTYRIWKRGSNLRADMTLAGFDGFRIQRSDQTFLFLGEGYASQDGNLNLPPGSLLALSHKEKEVTNALEGAGTQPTESEVNHEVSLMSQTNMYRPGIDVTQAELVPHLSWRRQEKTEMVGNWKAKVYDMLHVMVSVKSRRVPGAMTDEELFAVDDGESMVNGENNDEYDDVLTAEEKMQLDSALRMGNSDGICQEEEPGGGFDGHENGSAASYYEPNGGAKEKKSWFGWNKKNMKGGGGEELEDLKTAKKLSGDQQKPQPEVVKDKNFKRKKKKGGVNESKNESEYKKGLRPVLWLTPDFPLKTDELLPLLDILANKVKAIRRLRELLTTKLPHGTFPVKVAIPIVPTIRVLVTFTKFEELQPAEEFSTPLSSPAYFQDAKSKESEGSTSWISWMKGSRGTQSGDSDSHRYRDEFDPFNIPSDYKWVDANERKRRMKAKRAKNRKHKKQTAAKGGDGVQLVGEDVEEY, from the exons ATGGAAGATATATCGAAATACGCGCACAGTCCTGCACACGTGGCAGTAGCCAGGCGTGACCACGCCGCACTGCGCCACCTCGTTTCCACCATTCCTCGACTCGCCAAAGCCGGTGAGGTCAAAACAGAAGCCGAATCGCTTGCGGCGGAGCTCAAAGCCGACCAGGTGTCGGCGGCTATCGACCGCCGCGACGTTCCGGGAAGAGAAACCCCTCTCCACCTCGCGGTGCGTCTCAGGGACGCTGTCTCCGCCGAGATTCTCATGTGTGCCGGTGCGGATTGGAGTCTTCAGAACGAGCAGGGTTGGAGTGCGCTTCAAGAAGCCGTGTGCACTAGAGAGGAAGCTATTGCGGTGATCATAGCGCGCCACTACCAGCCTCTTGCGTGGGCCAAATGGTGCCGCAGACTTCCCCGCATTGTAGCTTCCGCCGCTCGAATCCGCGACTTCTACATGGAGATATCTTTCCATTTCGAGAGCTCCGTCATTCCGTTCATTGGTCGCATTGCCCCTTCTGACACCTACCGTATTTGGAAGCGTGGTTCCAACCTCCGCGCTGATATGACCCTCGCTGGCTTCGACGGCTTCCGCATCCAACGTTCCGACCAGACCTTTTTGTTCCTCGGAGAGGGTTATGCTTCCCAGGATGGGAATTTGAACCTGCCGCCGGGTTCTTTGCTTGCGCTTTCTCATAAGGAGAAGGAGGTTACCAATGCTTTGGAGGGAGCTGGTACGCAGCCTACGGAATCTGAGGTTAATCATGAAGTTTCTTTGATGTCTCAGACTAATATGTATAGGCCCGGTATTGATGTTACTCAGGCGGAGCTTGTTCCCCATCTGAGTTGGCGTCGACAGGAGAAGACTGAGATGGTGGGGAATTGGAAGGCTAAGGTTTATGACATGCTTCATGTGATGGTGAGTGTCAAGTCGAGGAGGGTTCCGGGTGCTATGACTGATGAGGAGCTTTTTGCTGTGGATGATGGGGAGAGTATGGTGAATGGAGAGAACAATGATGAGTATGATGATGTGCTGACTGCTGAGGAAAAAATGCAGTTGGATTCGGCGCTGCGGATGGGGAACTCTGATGGTATTTGTCAGGAGGAGGAACCTGGAGGGGGTTTTGATGGTCATGAGAATGGTTCAGCAGCTTCTTATTATGAACCCAATGGTGGGGCTAAAGAGAAGAAGAGCTGGTTTGGTTGgaacaagaaaaacatgaaggGTGGCGGCGGTGAGGAGCTTGAGGATTTGAAGACTGCGAAGAAGCTTTCGGGTGATCAGCAGAAGCCACAACCTGAGGTTGTGAAGGATAAAAACTTtaagaggaaaaagaagaaaggaggAGTTAATGAATCTAAGAATGAGAGTGAGTACAAGAAGGGCTTAAGACCTGTCTTGTGGTTGACACCAGACTTTCCTTTGAAAACAGACGAGCTTCTGCCCTTGCTTGACATCTTAGCAAACAAGGTTAAGGCTATTAGGAGACTCAGAGAACTTTTGACGACTAAACTTCCTCATGGAACCTTTCCTGTTAAG GTAGCTATCCCTATAGTCCCTACTATAAGGGTCCTTGTCACTTTTACCAAATTTGAGGAGCTTCAGCCAGCGGAGGAGTTTTCAACTCCACTCTCCAGCCCAGCATACTTCCAGGATGCCAAATCCAAGGAATCAGAAGGGTCTACATCATGGATATCATGGATGAAAGGAAGTCGTGGTACACAGTCCGGTGACTCTGATAGTCATAGATATAGGGATGAATTCGACCCTTTCAATATACCTTCGGACTACAAATGGGTGGATGCCAATGAGAGGAAACGCCGTATGAAGGCAAAGAGAGCCAAAAATAGGAAACATAAGAAGCAGACAGCTGCTAAAGGAGGAGATGGAGTGCAGCTAGTGGGTGAGGATGTGGAAGAATACTAA
- the LOC137817295 gene encoding protein argonaute 1-like: protein MTKSHYPSFLLKYHDTGREKDCLPQVGQWNMMNKKMENGGTVNNWFCINFSKSVQDSVSRGFCYELAQMCYISGMTFNPEPIVPLVSARPDQVEKDLKTRYHDAKNKFQGKEPDLLILILPNNNGSLYGWCIDCDSCNCFFFHAHVCENILILYYFLCR from the exons ATGACAAAATCTCATTATCCATCTTTCTTA CTCAAGTATCATGACACGGGTAGAGAGAAGGATTGTCTTCCTCAAGTTGGGCAATGGAACATGATGAACAAG aAAATGGAGAATGGGGGTACTGTTAATAACTGGTTCTGCATAAATTTTTCAAAGAGTGTTCAAGATAGTGTTTCCCGTGGCTTTTGCTATGAACTTGCTCAGATGTGCTATATATCTGGCATG ACATTTAATCCCGAGCCAATTGTCCCACTGGTTAGTGCTCGCCCTGATCAAGTGGAGAAAGATCTGAAAACCCGTTATCATGATGCAAAGAATAAGTTTCAGGGAAAGGAGCCTGATTTGCTCATTCTTATTTTGCCTAACAATAATGGATCTCTTTATGGTTGGTGCATTGACTGTGATAGttgtaactgttttttttttcatgcacACGTATGtgaaaatatcttaattttgtattattttttgtgtAGGTGA
- the LOC137817304 gene encoding uncharacterized protein, whose translation MMLPGGSDAVYCKMFMSTLQGTTLEWFVSLPTGHITSFQQFSKLFVDQYIVNKTPPRVSYDLFNVRQYQGESLRDYLNRFGAQMVCSPAKDEQMLVYAFKKGVLPGPFSEALIRGHPATFAEVRRLAVAHIADESEVAEKRGNVAPARPQAQTRIQSQRVLETAAAKKDQRTRHPYDPKKNKGKGPGRPKEFNRPPRYKFVMGLADLIAIPNIAVRLKVPEKVSDKVLGPKPDAWCEFHQSFGHSLDSCLALGYQLDDLVKRGFLKDYLLDKRTGQASSSQPASSEGQQHEVPTHGEIHTIAGGFSGGGCTASQRKKYARHAGNRSRFLVSSPSDGPSGQNSAAEKKKVQ comes from the exons atgatgctgccAGGAGGCTCAGACGCAGtttattgcaagatgtttatgAGCACACTCCAAGGAACAACGCTGGAATGGTTCgttagcctgcctacaggtcacataaccagtttccaGCAGTTCTCAaagcttttcgtcgaccagTATATCGTGAACAAgacgccacctagggtgtcttacgacttgttcaacgtaaggcaatatcagggagagtccctcagggactatctgaatcgtttcggagcacagatggtctGCTCGCCTGCCAAGGACGAGCAGatgttggtatacgccttcaaaaagggcgtacTGCCTGGACCTTTCAGCGAGGCGCTGATTAGGGGCcaccctgccacgtttgctgaagttcgGCGACTCgctgtggcccacatcgccgatgagagcgaGGTTGCAGAAAAGAGAGGGAACGTGGCTCCTGCTAGGCCACAGGCCCAAACTAGAATTCAgtcgcagagggtgctggagacggcggcggccaaaaaggatcaaaggactcgccatccttacgatccaaagaaaaacaaggggaaGGGTCCAGGGCGCCCTAAGGAGTTCAATCGCCCCCCGAGGTACAAGTtcgtcatggggttggcggacctgatcgccattcccaacatagctgTCAGGCTTAAGGTGCCTGAGAAAGTCTcagacaaggtgttgggaccaaaaccGGACGCATGGTGTGAATTCCACCAAAGTTTTGGTCACTCCCTTGATTCGTGCTTGGCCCTGGGTTATCAACTCGACGATTTGGTCAAGAGAGGCTTCTTGAAGGActacctgctggacaagagaACGGGGcaagcgtcgagctcccagccggcgagcAGTGAGGGCCAGCAGCATGAGGTGCCCACTCACGGCGAGAtccataccatagctggaggtttctcagggggtggatgcactgcatcacagaggaagaaatatgcaag acatgccggaaatcgatcccgatttcttgtgtcatcaCCTAGCGATGGACCCTCAGGTCAGAAcagtgcggcagagaagaagaaagttcaatga